The following are encoded in a window of Thunnus albacares chromosome 17, fThuAlb1.1, whole genome shotgun sequence genomic DNA:
- the caskin1 gene encoding caskin-1 isoform X10 — translation MSLRFWSSTLTDAGKAVSMTTEQEMTGWDTSLPPWWRSSASAQFQKIPLVAPATVAPANAVVNGNDTTFHQIHILPPPPPPPPHSHQPLLPLFTSFGYNRSPVTTPQGDTPTAPGCRGSEASPHSSPTPSSGPHGGSNEDIWVLRKPVAGGDRSSVGSSGSVTSVRSSGSGQSAGSAAHILHAQAEGVKLLATVLSQSAKAKEHLLEQSKSVDQPAAGSATSSRTSSQSGCPLHEAPPYDATATRKGEVPGEGKSSEAVVQWLSDFQLQVYAPNFLGAGYDLPTISRMTPEDLTAIGITKPGHRKKMTSEINKLSVTEWLPDQKPANLGEWLSAIGLSQYYQVLVQNGYENIDFITDITWEDLQEIGITKLGHQKKLMLAVKRLAEMQRSSEGRGSLRKKPPPITLQQEVMSMDSPPADEVMSPKMSTFQDSELSSELQNAMTQPAQEVKAQRTRSLSKDHDEVMTGGGGGGGGPPKKEARTMRQQSSQGSTSSHRGSVSSQGKHQHRHSHSHSQPAPPYTPPHTPTKTRTSSSSSTSSIQSTASPQAKPKPSPQFIQGDRPHSPRSQPPQSPTHRGVTSTQPPPQQQQQQQQQQQQQQPQVQPQHQAHPQHHPQMQVMEVRESAQPQVPLLCLPPEAELAEGDGAEPSALQKKRAHSLNRYAASDGECDERARGGGREGEEEVAEGQSSAVVRGEGGKYATVTHRVSRSHSVRNQEKNVNRNQTQSFALRQKKKGPPPPPPKRSSSAISSSNSNLTDANTQPLAPTTTGGMLDVPYHQQRRASDLGVSVETGVVETNSVGSVRSIAAMLEMSSIGGGAKGMALQKNFLQVGKTRDAIGLDGEVVNRRRTISGPVTELVAAARRDQPTPSTFPSPSTQPETAPPPVTSSSPHPPSSPHPSSGGSGSSSENLPFAEEGSLTIRRQGRGEGQCVFCVCLQGDGEGPQGDGGYTQEDISMVEATATLKRRPRSSKPHPNGSDFTLQESSTVKRRPKSRDKEPEGFADLTGANGEPVGSGAPNTTQPVPYQNGTATVKRRPVSDAGVTEQPQPQHQPQHQPQVTAAPRRNSVDQGGPMVSEGGPVRKPKPPVSPKPIVAQIKRQGGPHTPPQAVSNKRVPLPGPGTPGSPVEGKKIPPPVSPKPVPPPTAPKPAKLIHSMTSPPSPTLGPPLVKQHTAVTRQTSSPPSFPQSNTPSPPNAKPPSPSSQSPHTPQTPTTPQTPQTPQTPQTPATPSPTPPPVKPPRSSIGGVSVDSGMTGGGVMAPTPMSTDFTVDSLVHQKLEETSASLAAALQAVEDKILRHEDSVAEQKTTVSILDDIGSMFDDLADQLDAMLE, via the exons TTTCAAAAGATACCGCTGGTTGCCCCGGCGACGGTTGCCCCTGCCAACGCGGTAGTCAACGGCAACGACACCACGTTCCATCAGATCCATATCCTGCCTCcaccgcctcctcctccaccacattcccatcagccacTGCTTCCACTTTTCACTTCCTTTGGCTATAACAGGTCGCCCGTGACAACCCCACAGGGAGACACACCCACTGCCCCAG GTTGTCGCGGCTCAGAGGCAAGTCCTCACAGCTCTCCCACCCCGTCCAGTGGGCCCCATGGAGGCTCCAATGAAGATATCTGGGTACTGCGCAAGCCTGTGGCAG gtggaGACCGCAGCAGTGTGGGTAGCTCTGGCAGTGTGACCAGTGTGAGGTCATCAGGCAGTGGTCAGAGCGCCGGCAGTGCCGCACACATCCTCCATGCACAGGCTGAGGGGGTTaag cTTCTAGCAACAGTCTTGTCCCAGTCTGCCAAAGCCAAGGAGCATCTACTGGAGCAGTCCAAGTCTGTGGACCAGCCTGCAG CAGGCTCTGCCACCTCCTCTCGGACATCAAGCCAATCAGGCTGTCCACTCCATGAAGCACCGCCTTACGACGCCACAGCAACCAGGAAGGGGGAGGTGCCAGGCGAGGGGAAG AGCTCAGAGGCCGTTGTCCAATGGCTGAGCGACTTTCAGCTGCAGGTCTACGCTCCAAACTTCCTGGGCGCTGGGTATGACTTGCCCACCATTAGCCGAATGACCCCGGAG gaTCTGACAGCTATTGGAATAACTAAACCAGGTCACAGAAAGAAGATGACATCCGAGATTAATAAGCTAAGTGTAACAGAGTGGCTGCCTGATCAGAAACCT GCCAATCTAGGAGAATGGCTGTCTGCTATTGGTCTAAGCCAATACTATCAAGTGTTAGTGCAGAATGGTTACGAGAACATCGACTTCATCACGGACATCACTTGGGAGGACCTGCAGGAAATAGGCATCACCAAACTGg GTCATCAGAAGAAGTTGATGCTGGCAGTGAAGCGGCTGGCTGAAATGCAGCGCAGTTCAGAAGGGCGGGGCTCCCTCAGAAAGAAGCCCCCGCCAATCACGCTACAGCAGGAAGTCATGTCAATGGACAGCCCGCCCGCAGACG AGGTCATGTCTCCAAAGATGAGCACCTTCCAGGACAGCGAGTTGAGCAGCGAGCTACAGAATGCTATGACCCAGCCAGCTCAGGAGGTCAAAGCTCAGCGAACCCGCAGCCTCAGTAAAGAccatgatgaggtgatgacaggaggaggaggtggtggtggtgggccACCTAAGAAGGAAGCGCGGACTATGAGGCAGCAGAGCAGCCAGGGAAGCACCTCCTCCCACAGGGGCAGTGTATCTTCTCAAGGCAAACACCAACACCGTCACTCCCACTCCCACTCCCAGCCTGCACCTCCCTACACACCCCCTCACACCCCTACCAAGACCAGgacctcatcttcctcttccacctcctccaTCCAGAGCACAGCTTCCCCGCAAGCCAAACCCAAGCCATCCCCTCAGTTTATCCAGGGGGACAGACCTCATTCACCGCGCTCACAACCCCCTCAGTCTCCAACCCACCGCGGAGTTACGAGTACACAGCCTCCGccccaacagcagcagcagcagcagcagcagcagcagcagcagcagcctcaagTCCAGCCGCAGCACCAGGCACACCCTCAGCACCACCCACAGATGCAGGTCATGGAGGTCAGGGAGAGCGCACAACCACAAGtacctctcctctgtctcccacCGGAGGCAGAGCTGGCAGAGGGAGATGGAGCAGAACCATCAGCGCTCCAGAAGAAACGCGCCCACAGCCTCAACCGATATGCTGCCTCAGATGGCGAGTGTGATGagagagcaagaggaggaggcagagaaggagaagaggaagtaGCGGAAGGTCAGAGCTCGGCCGTTGTCAGAGGGGAAGGAGGTAAATACGCCACAGTCACCCACCGTGTCAGCCGCAGCCACTCCGTCCGCAACCAGGAAAAGAACGTCAACCGCAACCAGACACAGTCCTTTGCTCTGCGCCAGAAGAAAAAAGGCCCGCCGCCACCACCGCCCAAACGCTCCAGCTCTGCCATCTCCAGCTCCAACTCCAATCTgacagatgcaaacacacagccgCTGGCACCCACCACCACGGGTGGGATGCTGGACGTGCCTTACCACCAACAGCGGCGGGCCAGTGACTTGGGGGTGTCCGTGGAGACAGGTGTTGTGGAGACAAACAGCGTGGGGAGTGTGAGGAGCATTGCCGCCATGTTGGAGATGTCTTCTATAGGAGGTGGAGCCAAAGGGATGGCGCTGCAGAAGAATTTCCTGCAG GTGGGGAAAACACGTGATGCCATTGGTCTGGATGGTGAAGTAGTGAACCGACGACGGACCATCAGTGGGCCGGTCACCGAGCTGGTGGCGGCAGCCAGGCGCGACCAGCCAACTCCCTCCACtttcccctccccctccacccaGCCTGAAACTGCCCCTCCACCTGTAACTTCCTCCTCACCCCACCCTCCATCCTCACCCCACCCCAGCTCGGGAGGCAGCGGCAGTTCATCGGAGAACCTGCCATTTGCAGAGGAGGGAAGCCTGACCATCCGCCGGCAGGGTCGAGGAGAAGGACAG tgtgtattttgtgtctgtctgcagggtGATGGCGAGGGTCCCCAGGGAGACGGTGGCTACACGCAAGAGGACATCTCCATGGTGGAAGCCACTGCGACCTTAAAGCGACGGCCCCGCAGCTCAAAGCCTCACCCCAACGGCTCCGACTTCACCCTCCAGGAGTCGTCCACCGTCAAAAGACGACCCAAGAGCCGCGACAAGGAGCCCGAGGGCTTCGCAGATCTTACGGGGGCTAACGGAGAGCCTGTGGGCAGCGGGGCACCGAACACCACACAACCAGTCCCCTATCAGAACGGCACAGCCACGGTGAAACGCCGCCCGGTGTCTGATGCTGGAGTGACTGAGCAGCCCCAACCGCAACATCAACCTCAACATCAGCCCCAAGTGACTGCTGCTCCTCGCAGGAACAGTGTAGACCAAGGAGGTCCAATGGTCAGTGAAGGAGGTCCAGTGAGGAAACCAAAGCCTCCAGTCTCCCCCAAGCCTATTGTGGCACAGATAAAGAGACAGGGAGGCCCACATACCCCCCCACAGGCTGTCTCCAACAAAAGAGTCCCTCTACCAGGCCCTGGGACACCGGGCAGCCCAG TGGAAGGAAAGAAGATCCCTCCACCGGTCTCGCCAAAACCGGTTCCCCCACCCACGGCGCCCAAACCGGCCAAGCTCATCCACTCCATGACCAGCCCACCCTCCCCGACCCTGGGCCCTCCTCTGGTCAAGCAGCATACCGCAGTGACCCGACAGACCAGCTcacccccctccttcccccAGTCCAACACCCCCAGCCCGCCGAATGCCAAGCCGCCGAGCCCGTCTTCCCAAAGCCCGCACACCCCGCAGACCCCCACTACGCCACAGACACCCCAGACACCCCAGACTCCTCAGACTCCTGCAACTCCCAGCCCAACCCCGCCACCTGTCAAGCCTCCTCGCTCCTCCATCGGGGGTGTGTCAGTGGACAGTGGGATGACAGGGGGCGGGGTCATGGCGCCGACTCCTATGTCGACAGACTTTACCGTGGATTCTTTAGTGCATCAGAAGTTGGAGGAGACAAGTGCGTCGCTGGCTGCAGCGCTGCAGGCAGTGGAGGATAAGATACTGCGGCATGAAGa cTCTGTGGCTGAGCAGAAGACAACAGTCAGCATCCTCGACGATATCGGCAGCATGTTCGATGACCTGGCCGACCAGCTGGACGCCATGTTGGAGTAA